A window from Culex pipiens pallens isolate TS chromosome 3, TS_CPP_V2, whole genome shotgun sequence encodes these proteins:
- the LOC120416571 gene encoding transcription factor BTF3 homolog 4-like — translation MNAEKLKKLQAQAAEVRIGGKGMPRRKKKIVHTNSAVDDKKLQLSLKKLGVNTIPGIEEVNMIKNDGTVIHFNNPKTQASLATNTFAITGHSETKQITEMLPSIISQLGPEGLSQLKKLASAAVAEDDDDVPELTENFEEASKKEVENITQKVQEIPVS, via the coding sequence ATGAACGCGGAAAAGTTGAAGAAACTGCAGGCCCAGGCCGCGGAAGTCCGCATCGGCGGCAAGGGCATGCCCCGCCGCAAGAAGAAGATTGTCCACACGAACTCGGCCGTGGACGACAAGAAGCTGCAGCTGTCGCTGAAGAAGCTCGGCGTGAACACGATCCCCGGCATCGAGGAGGTCAACATGATCAAGAACGACGGCACCGTAATTCACTTCAACAACCCGAAGACGCAGGCCTCGCTCGCGACCAACACATTCGCCATCACCGGCCACAGCGAGACGAAGCAGATTACGGAAATGCTGCCGAGCATCATCTCCCAGCTGGGTCCGGAGGGTTTGAGCCAGCTGAAGAAGCTGGCCAGCGCCGCCGTGGCCGAGGACGACGATGACGTGCCGGAGCTGACGGAAAACTTCGAGGAAGCGTCCAAGAAGGAGGTGGAAAATATTACGCAGAAGGTGCAGGAGATTCCGGTTTCATAA
- the LOC120416570 gene encoding uncharacterized protein LOC120416570: MTDVPCSGSGVRPPKSLLSGRDLLEHHISTYDVRGLPSKLTCAEEEPDQAEAVQRLKDEFRLLLAQNRVGKADLYSEGEWQRDRKRVRLRRTAGKWNLYGYMEDKVHYLDGYEALHLMEMNRLLVYWHSVQVSLEQAYTLFLGYEESLSLEEYQVYNSLMRAGFYLLKFDCNRKYRPEVTGKELDDETKCVWRNLFEVLRQPNPLIDEEVQDEALIDKVRSSMQQFNKAIILQESSEDLSADVDETNSSDKRKISLSNEEHVTKKHKPEEGFLQKDSETCSKLAKFQQLFQRFDIIRNSLDEAPQGNPNTKLKLLFDMFPSDVTNFKRSEPMLPEYRIVVTTTGDPLPTAADVAHLYRSQPQTSAPILVMQVADTLTIHCFLYSFYRLGRNLVTARAPERARTQVAAEDGEGQLEAGVSNESLGEGDVMALSE; encoded by the exons ATGACTGACGTTCCGTGTTCCGGATCCGGAGTTCGACCTCCAAAATCGCTCCTTAG TGGCCGCGACCTGCTAGAACACCACATCAGCACCTACGACGTTCGGGGCCTCCCGAGCAAGCTGACCTGCGCCGAAGAGGAACCGGACCAGGCGGAAGCCGTCCAACGGTTGAAGG ACGAATTCCGGCTGCTTTTGGCGCAAAATCGCGTCGGTAAAGCAGACCTCTACTCGGAGGGTGAGTGGCAACGTGACCGGAAGCGCGTTCGGCTGCGGCGCACAGCCGGCAAGTGGAACCTGTACGGGTACATGGAGGACAAGGTGCACTATTTGGACGGGTACGAGGCGTTGCATCTGATGGAAATG AACAGATTACTTGTGTACTGGCATTCGGTGCAAGTTTCACTTGAGCAGGCTTACACTCTATTCTTGGGATATGAAGAATCGCTCAGTTTAGAGGAGTACCAAGTTTACAACTCGCTGATGAGGGCCGGCTTTTATCTGCTAAAGTTTGATTGCAATCGGAAATACCGACCGGAAGTGACTGGGAAAGAGTTGGACGACGAAACCAAATGTGTTTGGAGGAatttgtttgaagttttgagGCAACCTAATCCGTTAATTGACGAAGAAGTGCAAGATGAAGCTTTGATAGACAAAGTGAGAAGTTCGATGCAACAATTTAATAAAGCAATAATTTTGCAagaatcttctgaagatttgagtGCAGATGTCGATGAAACGAATAGTTCAGACAAACGAAAAATCTCACTGAGCAATGAAGAACATGTTACTAAAAAGCACAAACCGGAAGAAGGCTTTTTGCAAAAAGATTCCGAAACCTGCTCAAAGTTGGCCAAATTCCAGCAACTCTTCCAGCGATTTGACATTATTCGGAATAGTTTAGACGAGGCCCCGCAGGGAAATCCAAACACCAAGTTAAAACTGCTGTTTGATATGTTCCCCAGCGATGTTACCAACTTCAAACGAAGTGAACCGATGCTGCCGGAGTACCGAATTGTCGTCACGAC CACCGGAGACCCACTTCCAACGGCAGCGGACGTAGCGCACCTCTATCGCAGTCAACCGCAGACGTCGGCGCCGATTCTGGTGATGCAGGTGGCGGACACGCTCACCATTCACTGCTTCCTGTACAGCTTCTATCGACTGGGGCGAAATCTGGTAACGGCGAGGGCGCCGGAAAGAGCGCGGACGCAGGTTGCAGCGGAAGACGGCGAAGGGCAGCTTGAGGCGGGAGTTTCAAATGAGTCGCTTGGGGAGGGGGATGTGATGGCTTTGAGTGAATAA